The sequence CTGTGGTGCGTCTGTATGGTGAGGGCGTTCGGAGCCACGCCAAAGACTTCGTGGGCCACAGCAGCAGGCACCGGGTGGGACAGGACCCTCCGGCCGACAATTCGATCATCTTTGCTCTGAGAGGGCCGATTCGGCGGAGGATCGGCCTTTTCTATTGCCCGGACGATCTGCCGGACCTATCATATCGGCTTATGAGGATACCACTGACCAAGTACGGCTGGCCCCAGGTGGCCGTCTACCCCGCCCTGCTCGTTGTGGCCATGCTGGCCGTCGCCTTGGGAGGGGCGGGCCGCACACCCCCGTGGGCTGTTATCACGACGGAGGTCGTCCTCGCGGCGGTCTTCGTCTGGGCCCTGATGTTCTTCCGCGACCCCCGACGGGACGCCCCGGCCGACAAGAGTCTGTTCCTCGCTCCGGCCGACGGCAAGGTCACGGATATCGAGCGGATGCAGCAGAGCGACTTCCTTGACGGACCGGCCCTGCGGATCGGCATCTTCCTGAGCATCTTCAACGTCCACATCAATCGCGCCCCGTGCAACGTCCGGGTCGAGAAGATCGCCTACCGCAAAGGCAGATACCTCAACGCCATGAATCCGCTGTCGGCCAAGGTCAATGAATCGAACACCCTGACCCTGGCGCGGACGGACGAGCCCGGAGGCCGCCTGGTCGTGCGCCAGATCAGCGGGGCCATCGCCCGACGCATCGTCTGTGAGGCGAAAGAGGGTGGCGAATTGGGTCAGGGCCAGGCGTTCGGCATGATCAAATTCGGCTCGCGAACCGAACTCTACGTGCCCGCCGGCGAACAAATCGAGTGCCTAGTTCGCATAGGAGATACCGTCAAGGCGGGGATCACTCCACTTGTGAGGTACAGATAGATCGTGCGACGATTCCGATCGAAACCCAAACGGGACAAGGGCCGGCTCCTGAAGCGGATGCGCGGTCAGCGGGTCAAGTACATCGCCGTGCTGCCCTCGCTGATCACGATCCTCAACGGGGTCTTCGGCTTCATCGCGATCGTT comes from Anaerobaca lacustris and encodes:
- a CDS encoding phosphatidylserine decarboxylase; the encoded protein is MRIPLTKYGWPQVAVYPALLVVAMLAVALGGAGRTPPWAVITTEVVLAAVFVWALMFFRDPRRDAPADKSLFLAPADGKVTDIERMQQSDFLDGPALRIGIFLSIFNVHINRAPCNVRVEKIAYRKGRYLNAMNPLSAKVNESNTLTLARTDEPGGRLVVRQISGAIARRIVCEAKEGGELGQGQAFGMIKFGSRTELYVPAGEQIECLVRIGDTVKAGITPLVRYR